The Rhododendron vialii isolate Sample 1 chromosome 6a, ASM3025357v1 genome includes a window with the following:
- the LOC131331292 gene encoding cytochrome P450 81Q32-like has translation MAAAQYLLCFALLVALYTFTRHCRNKIRNLPPSPFPALPILGHLYLFRKPLQRALSDISAHFGPVLLLYFGSRPVLLISSPSAAEECFGRNDVVFASRPRLLAGKVVGDGYTTMAWAPYGENWRKLRRICSVEILSSHSLQLLGGLRADEVRLLLRRLWRIGGDQAVDMKAFLFEMVLNVMMRMIAGKRYDGEDAVKVEELFRSEGANMGDFLPILRWVGVGGFEKKLMALKEKRDVFVQELIEDNRRRMWGGSGGGEVEGKKTMVEMLLTLQESEPEYYTDQMIRGIMKVLFVTGTDTSRATMEWALSLLLNNPQVLEKARTEIDIQVGNGRLIDESDITDLPYLRCIINETLRMYPAAPLLAPRESSEDCTVGGFSIPRGTMLLVNMWAIQNDPKIWVEPGKFMPERFEGVEGSRHGFMFVPFGSGRRACPGEGLALRMAGLTLGSLIQCFDWERTGKEMVDMTEGIRLTFHKAQPLMAKCRPRPTMVNLLSQI, from the exons ATGGCTGCTGCTCAATACCTCCTCTGCTTTGCTCTACTTGTAGCCTTGTACACTTTCACCAGACACTGCCGTAACAAGATCAGAAACCTCCCACCAAGCCCTTTCCCGGCCCTACCCATACTCGGCCACCTCTACCTCTTCAGAAAGCCCCTCCAACGGGCCTTATCCGACATCTCGGCCCATTTCGGCCCGGTGCTCCTCCTCTACTTCGGCTCCCGTCCAGTCCTTCTGATCTCTTCTCCGTCCGCTGCGGAAGAATGCTTCGGCAGAAACGACGTTGTATTCGCCAGCCGCCCGCGTCTCCTCGCCGGGAAAGTCGTAGGCGACGGCTACACCACCATGGCGTGGGCCCCGTACGGCGAGAACTGGCGGAAGCTCCGCCGCATCTGCTCCGTCGAGATCCTCTCGTCCCACAGCCTCCAACTGCTCGGAGGCTTACGCGCCGACGAGGTCAGGTTGTTGCTCCGCCGGCTGTGGCGGATTGGCGGAGATCAGGCGGTGGATATGAAGGCTTTTCTCTTCGAGATGGTTCTGAATGTGATGATGAGGATGATAGCCGGAAAAAG ATATGACGGCGAGGATGCGGTGAAGGTGGAGGAGCTATTCCGAAGTGAAGGGGCAAATATGGGGGATTTCTTGCCCATTTTGAGGTGGGTTGGAGTGGGAGGCTTTGAGAAGAAGTTGATGGCATTGAAGGAGAAAAGAGATGTGTTTGTGCAGGAATTGATAGAAGACAATCGGAGAAGAATGTggggtggtagtggtggtggtgaggtggAAGGAAAGAAGACGATGGTTGAGATGTTGTTGACACTGCAAGAATCGGAGCCTGAGTATTACACAGATCAGATGATCAGAGGCATCATGAAG GTTCTGTTTGTGACCGGAACAGATACTTCACGGGCGACTATGGAATGGGCACTTTCACTTCTATTGAATAATCCCCAAGTTTTAGAGAAGGCTCGAACTGAAATTGACATACAAGTTGGTAACGGCCGTCTAATCGATGAATCAGATATCACAGACCTCCCTTATCTCCGCTGCATCATCAACGAGACACTGCGGATGTACCCAGCAGCTCCATTACTGGCGCCTCGTGAGTCCTCGGAGGACTGCACAGTGGGAGGCTTTTCCATCCCACGTGGCACTATGCTACTGGTGAACATGTGGGCCATACAGAATGACCCCAAGATATGGGTGGAGCCGGGGAAGTTCATGCCAGAGAGATTTGAAGGCGTCGAGGGGTCAAGACATGGGTTTATGTTTGTGCCTTTTGGGTCAGGAAGGAGGGCTTGTCCCGGTGAGGGTTTAGCACTTCGTATGGCTGGGCTGACATTGGGGTCACTGATCCAGTGCTTTGATTGGGAAAGAACGGGTAAGGAGATGGTTGACATGACTGAAGGCATTAGACTCACCTTCCACAAGGCTCAACCCTTGATGGCTAAGTGTAGGCCTCGTCCAACAATGGTCAACCTTCTTTCACAAATTTGA
- the LOC131328337 gene encoding isoflavone 3'-hydroxylase-like, whose translation MTNKYNLESQNINISALIKHILHKLRNHPPTPFPALPLIGHLHLLKKPIHRTLSSLSNHYGPVLFLRFRFRRILVITSQSTAEECFTKHDIVFANRPRLLPGKHLGYNYTSIVWAPYDDHWRNVRRITSLEILSSHRLQMLSHIRLDEAQTLVRRLFCVSTGNPEQAVDVEMKSAFFEFVFNAMMRMIVGNPVFKMMKVMA comes from the coding sequence atgactAACAAGTATAATTTGGAGagccaaaatatcaatatttcagCACTTATCAAACACATACTTCACAAGCTCCGAAACCATCCCCCAACCCCCTTCCCAGCTCTACCCTTGATCGGCCACCTCCACCTCTTGAAGAAACCAATCCACAGAACTTTATCCAGTCTCTCCAACCATTACGGTCCCGTACTTTTCCTCCGGTTCAGGTTCCGCCGCATCCTCGTGATCACCTCCCAATCAACAGCTGAAGAATGCTTCACAAAGCACGATATCGTGTTTGCCAACCGCCCTCGCCTGCTCCCCGGAAAACACCTCGGCTACAACTACACCTCGATAGTTTGGGCACCCTACGACGACCACTGGCGAAACGTCCGCCGGATCACTTCCCTGGAAATTCTCTCCTCTCACCGCCTGCAAATGCTGTCTCACATCCGTCTTGACGAGGCCCAGACTCTTGTCCGCCGCCTGTTTTGCGTTTCCACTGGAAACCCAGAACAGGCGGTGGACGTGGAAATGAAGTCAGCCTTCTTTGAGTTCGTCTTCAATGCCATGATGAGGATGATTGTTGGAAATCCAGtcttcaaaatgatgaaagtgATGGCGTAG